The genomic region GGGCCAGGTCTGCCGCCTGGCCTTCCAGATATCGCAGCGTTGAGGGATGAACGCCGAAATCAGAGCTGACCTTCACCCCGGCCTGTTCGGCCAGCATGCCGATGATGGCCATATGGTGGATGGTGTGGCTGGCCAGAAACACCAGTTCACGTTCCACGCTTGTCTTCACAGTCTGATGCTTACCGGCACTGTTATGGCGCATGTTCAGCTCATCCGCACAGGGTCCTTCAAATCGACTGCGAAGGGCCCCAACGGTCTCCTCCAGGCAATCCCGTGCCGCCCTTCTGTCTTTTTCCAGGGACAGATCCCGGTTGCGGTTCTCGTAGTCAAG from Marinobacter sp. LV10R510-11A harbors:
- a CDS encoding DinB family protein codes for the protein MKQPVSDNNRALGQIVDENVHAIGQLVQLLDQMPGTLYRQCFGARNQHVIGKHVRHIIDHYSALLTATSGVGGLLDYENRNRDLSLEKDRRAARDCLEETVGALRSRFEGPCADELNMRHNSAGKHQTVKTSVERELVFLASHTIHHMAIIGMLAEQAGVKVSSDFGVHPSTLRYLEGQAADLARSA